The following proteins are encoded in a genomic region of Hirundo rustica isolate bHirRus1 chromosome 3, bHirRus1.pri.v3, whole genome shotgun sequence:
- the LOC120750876 gene encoding thioredoxin-related transmembrane protein 4 — translation MAPGRWRRGRRLLGALLLIALLGPATCFSSAFYSPGEPRSSVRVLCGSNWSLVLQGQWMLEFYAPWCPACQQIEETWESFAKESERLGITVGKVDVTQEPGLSGRFFVTTLPTIYHANDGVFRRYRGSRTLEDLQGYILERKWEAVEPVAGWKSPSSIMMHGMAGLFHFSGWIRQIHNYLTGTLGVHVWISYAIFILATLLIGLLLGLILVLISDCLCPAKSKYRAETPEEAITKENAENAALEEPEEAAELSADDVEEAADVKDLSDGEDAANSSADESEEDLALGKESGEEEVEDLSEQPLAESETESTVRQRKSQGAEKEL, via the exons ATGGCGCCGGGCCGCTGGCGCCGGGGGCGGCGGCTCCTCGGCGCTCTGCTTCTTATAGCGCTGCTGGGTCCCGCCACCTGCTTTTCTTCCGCCTTCTACAGCCCCGGCGAGCCGCGGAGCAGCGTACGAGTGCTGTGCGGCTCCAACTGGAGCCTGGTGTTGCAGGGCCAGTGGATGTTGGAGTT TTACGCTCCTTGGTGTCCAGCCTGTCAGCAGATTGAGGAGACCTGGGAGAGCTTTGCGAAGGAGAGCGAACGGCTCGGCATCACCGTTGGAAAAGTGGATGTCACTCAGGAGCCAG GCTTGAGTGGTCGTTTCTTTGTCACAACACTTCCTACAATTTACCA CGCCAACGATGGAGTGTTCCGCAGATACCGTGGCTCCCGGACCTTGGAAGATCTTCAAGGCTACATCTTAGAGAGGAAATGGGAAGCTGTGGAGCCTGTGGCAGGATGGAAGTCTCCATCTTCTATAAT gATGCACGGCATGGCAGGGCTGTTCCACTTCTCAGGATGGATCAGG CAAATTCATAACTACCTCACAGGCACTCTTGGAGTTCATGTTTGGATTTCCTATGCCATCTTCATCTTAGCTACCTTACTGATTGgcctgctgctgggtttg aTCCTGGTTTTGATTTCAGACTGCCTCTGCCCAGCTAAGTCAAAATacagagctgaaacacctg AAGAAGCGATTACCAAGGAGAACGCGGAGAATGCGGCGCTGGAAGAGCcggaggaggctgcagagcttTCTGCTGACGATGTGGAAGAGGCTGCTGATGTGAAAGATCTCTCAGATGGAGAAGATGCAGCAAATTCGAGTGCTGATGAGTCGGAGGAGGATTTAGCGCTTGGAAAAGAATCaggggaagaagaggtggaAGACTTAAGTGAGCAGCCTTTAGCTGAATCAGAGACTGAAAGCACAGTGAGGCAGCGGAAAAGTCAGGGGGCTGAGAAGGAACTATAG